In Flavobacterium sp. 83, the genomic window TGTTAGTGCCGAAGTAATTTCGACTGATTTAGCAGGAATGATTACCGAAGGAGAACGATTAGCGGCTTTGCACCCACAAATTGTAGTAAAAATTCCAATGATTAAAGATGGTATAAAAGCAATAAAATATTTTTCTAATAAAGGAATCAGAACTAATTGTACTTTAGTATTTTCAGCCGGTCAAGCCTTACTTGCTGCCAAAGCCGGCGCGACGTATGTGTCTCCTTTTATTGGAAGATTAGACGATATTTCAACAGATGGAATGGCATTAATTGCCGAAATCAAATTGATTTACGATAATTACGGATATGAAACACAAATTTTAGCCGCTTCAGTACGTCACGTCATGCATATTTTGAATTGTGCAAAAATTGGTGCCGATGTAATCACTGGGCCATTAAGCGCCATTGAAGGTTTACTAAAACACCCCCTAACAGATAGTGGTCTAGCTACATTCTTAGCAGATTATAACAAAGGGAATAGCTAATACCAAAATTTAGAATTACATAATTTTAGCCATTTTATAATTGTAGTAATTCTTATTTATAAGAAATAATCTGAGATCTTGAAATTGTAGTAAATCAAAGAAAACAGGTTATTTCTTTTTAATTTTAATTAGCTCTATAAAAAAAG contains:
- the fsa gene encoding fructose-6-phosphate aldolase — translated: MKFFIDTANLKDIKEANDLGILDGVTTNPSLMAKEGITGAENIIAHYVKICELVDGDVSAEVISTDLAGMITEGERLAALHPQIVVKIPMIKDGIKAIKYFSNKGIRTNCTLVFSAGQALLAAKAGATYVSPFIGRLDDISTDGMALIAEIKLIYDNYGYETQILAASVRHVMHILNCAKIGADVITGPLSAIEGLLKHPLTDSGLATFLADYNKGNS